A genomic region of Anaerolineales bacterium contains the following coding sequences:
- the pfkA gene encoding 6-phosphofructokinase codes for MTNIKRIAVLTSGGDAPGMNTCIRAVVRTALYNGCDVFGIRDGYEGLLRNDMALLEAREVGGIIQRGGTILGTARSDEFRTLAGQQKGLEILQSHNIDALVVIGGDGSMRGARALVAQGLPVVGVPATIDNDMWGTNMAIGVDTALNTISDAIDKLRDTASSHRRAFLIETMGRNCGYLAVMAGVIGGAEVVLIPEAPVTIEEVAGKVESAYKRGKTHSIVIVSEGANILTTELASALEKMDVGFSTRITILGHIQRGGRPTAFDRLLASRMGVKAVEALLAGQSDVMMGLRGREVEPVPLEQVITRQREANLDYYEMAKMLAF; via the coding sequence ATGACTAATATCAAACGCATCGCTGTGCTTACCTCCGGTGGGGATGCCCCCGGCATGAACACCTGCATCCGCGCCGTAGTGCGCACCGCCCTGTATAACGGGTGCGATGTCTTTGGCATCCGTGATGGCTACGAGGGCTTGTTACGCAACGACATGGCCTTGCTGGAAGCGCGCGAGGTGGGCGGCATCATTCAGCGTGGCGGCACGATTCTAGGCACCGCGCGCAGTGATGAGTTCCGCACGCTTGCGGGCCAGCAAAAGGGCTTGGAGATCTTGCAATCGCACAACATCGATGCGCTGGTCGTCATCGGTGGCGATGGCTCGATGCGCGGGGCGCGCGCTTTGGTGGCGCAGGGCTTGCCGGTAGTGGGCGTGCCCGCCACGATCGATAACGACATGTGGGGCACCAACATGGCCATCGGCGTCGATACGGCGCTGAATACGATCAGTGATGCCATCGACAAACTGCGCGATACCGCCTCTTCGCATCGCCGCGCCTTCCTCATTGAGACGATGGGGCGCAACTGCGGCTACCTGGCCGTGATGGCCGGCGTGATCGGTGGCGCCGAAGTGGTTTTGATCCCCGAGGCGCCCGTCACCATCGAAGAGGTTGCCGGTAAGGTTGAGAGTGCCTATAAGCGCGGCAAGACCCACTCCATCGTCATCGTTTCTGAAGGCGCCAACATTCTTACCACGGAGCTGGCCAGCGCCCTCGAAAAGATGGATGTCGGCTTCAGCACGCGCATCACCATCCTCGGGCACATTCAACGCGGCGGGCGGCCCACCGCCTTCGACCGCCTGCTGGCTAGCCGCATGGGCGTCAAAGCCGTCGAGGCGTTGCTGGCGGGCCAGAGCGATGTGATGATGGGCCTGCGCGGCCGCGAAGTGGAGCCCGTGCCACTCGAGCAGGTCATCACCCGCCAGCGTGAAGCCAATCTCGACTATTACGAGATGGCTAAGATGTTGGCCTTTTAG
- a CDS encoding DNA polymerase III subunit alpha, producing MTSSFVHLHVHTEYSLLDGFSKIPKLVARAKELEMPALAITDHGALYGVIDFFNAANNVGVKPIIGIETYLAQRSMQQRDPELDKKSFHMLLLAENATGYQNLLKIASASQLDGFYYFPRIDREFLAAHSEGLIATSGCLSGEVPRAIQKENLAEARAKLDWYYEVFGPERFFLELQPHEMEDQKRVNRVLRELGPRYQSRYIATNDVHYINKEDARLQDVLLCVQTSSLLSDARRMRMNGEFYLRSSQEMEQLFGEVPEALSNTLLIAERCNVDLSTRGYRLPQFDVPSGHTPESYLRSLCEQGLPRLYPGREQAADVQARLEHELSTIIQMGFAAYFLIVWDLCKYAKEQGIWYNARGSAAGSIVAYLLGITLVDPLAHGLIFERFLNVDRISMPDIDLDFQDDKRARMLEYAAHRYGDDRVAAIITFNKLKARAAVRDVGRVMNVPLSDVDRVAKLIPNIPGKPVTITEALEEIRELKAEYNSNPTSKELLNTAIQMEGVIRGAGTHAAGVVIADDEIVNYVPLHRPTGAATDDTPIKKLTQFEMATLESLGLLKVDFLGLATLTIMQRACALINARHGVELNLYNIPIDDPATYELLGRGETAGVFQFEGSGMRRWMVAMKPKMLENAVAMVALFRPGPMDFIPTYIARMHGKEDVKYAHPKLESIFAETYGIPVYQEQLMFAVMQVAGYTPSEADDLRKAIAKKIEAKLHKHRKKFIDGAVKQGIAEKTAEGIFADWENFARYGFNKAHAADYGLIAVQTAYLKAHYAVEYMTALLSVTQGDTDKVAAYIADCQRMGIDVLPPDINYSVWDFAVEDRQTQAAIRFGLGAVKNVGRGAIEAIIAGREQGGHSQPFENLSEFAHRVDLRHVGKRPLESLVKAGALDAFGDRHALLAVVDQVVATSTAHFAAKEAGQLSMFDASSGMQQAISLAPANHADEEFARRERLGWEREVIGLYVSDHPLSQMMSTIAEVVTHKSSELGEAQHEERVRVAGQVKTFRSFQTKRGKDMAFVTLDDGLGLIELVVFPETWKRFANLVQLDNLVLVEGKVDAENAEPKVLVDKIDTNFNLVKPLEPAPAAIPPAQPVAAAASPAPQAAGIEEPEVEMDMPEMPAEPETFADDWWDVQAQDHAPMASVPLEGGDEHTIAMDLSEPVYTAELPAEAPLVQDPAAPAARTAASELGASVSPAIAGLPAQPRPAPLPPMVALPPGGAEHPPRIATLYLRSLGDKLRDILHIRRVHGEIISYPGKDRFNFYVFEGRRSYLIEFPNDTTDLNEELLARLEGLLGPNNVLVEDLQIH from the coding sequence ATGACCTCCTCCTTCGTCCACCTGCATGTCCACACCGAGTACTCGCTGCTGGACGGATTCAGCAAGATCCCCAAGCTGGTGGCGCGCGCCAAGGAGTTGGAGATGCCCGCCCTGGCGATCACCGACCATGGCGCGTTGTATGGCGTGATCGATTTCTTCAATGCCGCCAACAATGTCGGCGTCAAGCCCATCATTGGCATTGAAACCTACCTGGCGCAGCGCAGCATGCAGCAGCGCGACCCGGAGCTGGACAAGAAATCCTTCCATATGTTGCTGCTGGCCGAGAATGCCACCGGTTACCAAAACCTGCTCAAGATTGCCTCCGCCTCGCAACTGGACGGTTTCTACTACTTCCCGCGTATCGATCGTGAATTCTTGGCGGCCCATTCCGAAGGGCTGATCGCGACCTCTGGCTGTCTGTCAGGCGAGGTGCCACGCGCCATCCAAAAGGAGAACCTGGCCGAGGCGCGTGCCAAGCTGGATTGGTACTACGAAGTCTTTGGCCCCGAACGCTTCTTCCTTGAGTTGCAGCCGCACGAAATGGAAGACCAGAAGCGCGTCAACCGCGTCCTGCGTGAGCTCGGCCCGCGCTACCAGAGCCGCTACATCGCCACCAATGACGTGCACTACATCAATAAAGAAGATGCACGTTTGCAAGACGTGCTGCTGTGTGTACAAACCAGTTCGCTGCTCAGCGATGCGCGCCGCATGCGCATGAACGGTGAGTTTTACCTGCGCAGTAGCCAGGAAATGGAGCAACTGTTTGGCGAGGTGCCCGAGGCGCTAAGCAATACGCTGCTGATCGCCGAGCGCTGCAATGTGGACCTGAGCACCCGTGGCTACCGCTTGCCGCAGTTTGACGTGCCCTCTGGCCACACGCCGGAGAGTTACCTGCGCAGCCTGTGCGAGCAGGGCCTGCCGCGTCTGTACCCGGGCCGCGAACAGGCCGCCGATGTGCAGGCGCGCCTGGAGCACGAGCTCAGTACGATCATTCAGATGGGCTTTGCCGCGTACTTCCTGATCGTGTGGGATCTGTGCAAATATGCCAAAGAGCAGGGCATTTGGTACAACGCCCGCGGCTCGGCGGCCGGTTCGATCGTGGCTTATCTGCTGGGCATCACCCTGGTGGACCCTCTGGCTCACGGGTTGATCTTCGAGCGCTTCCTTAATGTAGACCGCATCAGCATGCCCGATATTGACCTGGACTTCCAGGACGATAAGCGGGCGCGCATGCTGGAGTACGCTGCCCACCGCTACGGCGATGACCGTGTGGCGGCGATCATCACTTTCAACAAGCTCAAGGCGCGGGCTGCGGTGCGTGATGTGGGCCGCGTGATGAATGTGCCGCTCAGCGATGTGGACCGCGTGGCCAAGCTGATCCCCAACATCCCCGGCAAACCCGTCACGATCACCGAGGCCCTGGAAGAGATTCGCGAGCTCAAGGCCGAATACAACAGCAACCCCACGTCCAAGGAGTTGCTCAACACCGCGATACAGATGGAGGGCGTGATCCGCGGTGCGGGCACACACGCCGCCGGTGTGGTGATTGCCGACGATGAGATCGTGAACTATGTGCCGCTGCATCGCCCCACTGGCGCGGCAACCGACGATACGCCGATCAAGAAGCTGACCCAGTTTGAGATGGCCACGCTTGAATCGCTGGGCCTGCTCAAGGTGGACTTCCTGGGTTTGGCGACGCTCACCATCATGCAGCGCGCCTGCGCGCTGATCAATGCCCGCCACGGGGTAGAGCTCAACCTGTACAACATCCCCATCGATGATCCGGCTACGTATGAGCTCTTAGGGCGCGGCGAAACCGCTGGCGTCTTCCAGTTTGAAGGTTCGGGCATGCGCCGCTGGATGGTGGCGATGAAACCCAAGATGCTGGAGAACGCCGTGGCAATGGTGGCGCTGTTCCGCCCCGGGCCGATGGATTTCATCCCCACCTATATTGCGCGTATGCACGGCAAGGAAGACGTAAAATACGCGCACCCTAAGCTCGAAAGTATCTTTGCCGAGACCTATGGCATTCCGGTGTACCAAGAGCAGCTAATGTTCGCGGTGATGCAGGTGGCTGGCTACACCCCCTCCGAAGCCGATGATCTGCGCAAAGCGATTGCCAAGAAGATCGAAGCCAAACTGCACAAGCACCGCAAAAAATTCATTGATGGCGCCGTCAAGCAGGGCATTGCTGAAAAGACCGCCGAAGGCATTTTTGCGGACTGGGAGAACTTTGCCCGCTATGGCTTCAACAAGGCCCACGCTGCCGATTATGGGCTGATCGCCGTGCAAACCGCGTACCTCAAAGCGCACTACGCGGTGGAGTACATGACCGCCTTGCTCTCGGTCACCCAGGGCGATACGGATAAAGTGGCCGCCTACATTGCGGATTGCCAGCGCATGGGCATTGACGTCCTGCCCCCGGATATTAACTACAGTGTGTGGGATTTTGCGGTCGAGGATCGCCAGACGCAAGCCGCCATCCGCTTTGGCTTGGGCGCGGTGAAGAACGTGGGCCGCGGCGCGATCGAAGCGATTATTGCCGGGCGCGAGCAGGGCGGGCACTCACAACCCTTCGAAAACCTGAGCGAGTTTGCCCACCGCGTCGACCTGCGCCATGTGGGCAAGCGCCCGCTGGAGAGTTTAGTGAAGGCCGGCGCGTTGGATGCGTTTGGTGACCGGCATGCCTTGCTGGCGGTGGTGGACCAGGTGGTAGCTACCAGCACGGCGCATTTTGCCGCCAAAGAGGCTGGCCAGTTGAGCATGTTTGACGCCAGCAGCGGCATGCAGCAGGCGATCAGCTTGGCGCCGGCAAACCATGCCGATGAAGAATTTGCCCGGCGCGAACGCTTGGGTTGGGAACGCGAAGTCATCGGCTTGTATGTTTCGGACCATCCGCTGAGCCAGATGATGAGCACCATCGCCGAGGTGGTGACACATAAATCCAGCGAGCTGGGCGAGGCCCAGCACGAAGAACGCGTGCGCGTGGCCGGGCAGGTGAAGACCTTCCGTAGCTTCCAGACCAAGCGCGGCAAGGATATGGCCTTCGTCACCCTGGATGATGGCCTCGGGTTAATTGAGCTTGTCGTCTTTCCCGAAACCTGGAAGCGCTTTGCCAACCTGGTGCAACTGGATAACCTGGTGCTGGTAGAGGGCAAGGTAGATGCTGAAAACGCTGAGCCCAAAGTGCTGGTGGATAAGATCGATACCAACTTCAACCTGGTGAAGCCACTGGAGCCGGCGCCGGCCGCCATTCCGCCGGCCCAGCCGGTGGCGGCGGCAGCCAGCCCGGCGCCCCAAGCGGCGGGCATAGAGGAGCCCGAGGTTGAGATGGACATGCCCGAGATGCCGGCCGAGCCGGAGACCTTTGCTGACGATTGGTGGGACGTGCAGGCGCAGGACCATGCCCCGATGGCCAGCGTGCCGCTTGAGGGCGGCGACGAGCACACCATCGCCATGGATCTCAGCGAGCCGGTGTATACCGCCGAGCTGCCGGCGGAAGCGCCGCTGGTACAAGACCCAGCCGCTCCGGCTGCCCGCACGGCGGCCAGCGAGCTTGGCGCCAGCGTCAGTCCGGCAATCGCCGGGCTACCCGCCCAGCCGCGCCCGGCGCCCCTGCCGCCGATGGTGGCGCTGCCCCCCGGCGGCGCCGAGCACCCGCCGCGCATCGCCACGCTGTATCTGCGCAGCCTGGGCGATAAGCTGCGCGATATCTTGCATATTCGCCGGGTGCATGGCGAGATCATCAGCTACCCGGGCAAAGATCGCTTCAATTTCTATGTCTTTGAGGGCCGGCGTAGTTACCTAATCGAGTTCCCCAATGACACTACGGACCTTAACGAGGAGCTGCTGGCGCGCCTGGAAGGGTTGCTTGGCCCCAACAACGTGCTGGTGGAAGATTTACAGATCCATTAG